A genomic segment from Papilio machaon chromosome 10, ilPapMach1.1, whole genome shotgun sequence encodes:
- the LOC106708040 gene encoding vacuolar protein sorting-associated protein 18 homolog produces MTSIFDQLEQASQISQRAEPVSEPMTSSGYITMQMEDNTPMFSKQKMNFNPSDLITHVAVASDYLVLAMANGKLFRLDLKMPDQHEEIHYAKFVQPNTKLSNIFLDPLGQHLLLAFAARNKEGNPELIYLHRSRNKPKSVSKSRNYEVTEVGWNYENKSVTTTGPILLGTSQGHLLETELEADNDKMFSGSQQYWRQIFDIGKGTDTPITGIQFHRINNTTKYFIFVTTPTRLYQFIGSAVFTDNKPSLQTIFYSYLTTTETGFQEIPSTLKYSKLQFYFDKDNTPKTFAWLTEPGIFYGQLDPTSQQNSNSLFTQGELINYPAEKIDTKDLVSEKSDAAEKTPLAFVLTEFHAILMFSDKVKAVSLLNQELVYQDTYSEAHGKLKNIVKDPIRRTIWAVTDKAVFRYKVIREERNVWRIYSDKEEFDLAKQYCHNNPAFIDIINVKQAELLFSRGEYEKSVEIFAETQCSFETVCLKFLEVNQTNALKFYLAKRIDALNEDDKTLISMIVIWMTELYLSQLGFLRRKGKEDSDEYCQIQSDFEMFLLQPKVMNCMHHVKSVIYDLMASHGDKHNLIKLTIINEDYENVIEQNIYKKSYLEALKILQGLRRPDLYYQFAPMLMEAAPKHTVDALISQGHSLTPSKLLPAFLGCENDDKHVLEIIRYLEYIVQNFNGKDKAIHNYLLTLYAERNKPALMRYLSRQGQSLDMVNFDVHYALRICREKNVPEACVKLSALLGLWEAAVERALDVDVPLAKSVAAMPEDTEMQRRLWLTIAEHVITKNQDLKEAMSLLQECPLIKIEDILPFFSDVVTIDHFREPICQSLQEYNTQIEDLKAEMEEASKSAECVRDEIQSFRNRSVVVSVSDACCACALALLLRPFYLFPCAHRFHADCLLTEIQPTLSPARRNKLSDLQRRLSVLSSAELAAVTASGLPLREVIRNEIDDIVASECIFCGEYMIACIDKPFITDEDWDKVMKEWE; encoded by the exons aaaTCCACTATGCAAAATTTGTACAACCTAACACAAAGCTGTCTAACATATTTCTGGACCCTCTTGGACAGCACTTGCTTTTGGCATTCGCTGCAAGGAATAAGGAAGGAAATCCAGAACTTATATACCTGCACCGTTCCCGAAATAAGCCCAAATCTGTTAGCAAGTCACGGAATTATGAAGTAACAGAAGTTGGCTGGAATTATGAGAATAAATCAGTTACCACTACTGGGCCCATACTATTGGGAACATCACAGGGACATTTACTCGAAACAGAATTAGAAGCtgataatgataaaatgttttctgGCAGTCAGCAGTATTGGAGACAA ATTTTCGATATTGGAAAAGGCACTGACACACCGATAACTGGCATCCAATTTCATAGAATCAacaatacaacaaaatatttcatatttgtaACAACACCAACAAGACTTTACCAGTTTATTGGTAGTGCTGTGTTCACCGATAACAAGCCTTCGCTGCAGACAATTTTCTATTCATATCTAACCACAACGGAGACAGGATTCCAGGAGATTCCATCCACATTGAAATACTCTAAACTTCaattttactttgataaaGATAACACTCCAAAAACTTTTGCATGGTTGACGGAGCCTGGAATATTCTATGGACAG TTGGATCCAACTTCCcaacaaaattcaaattcgCTCTTCACTCAAGGCGAGCTGATAAATTATCCAGCAGAGAAGATAGACACAAAAGACTTAGTGTCTGAAAAATCTGACGCAGCCGAAAAGACACCGTTAGCTTTTGTGTTAACTGAATTCCACGCTATTCTTATGTTTTCTGACAAAGTTAAAGCAGTTTCTCTTTTAAACCAAGAACTTGTATACCAAGACACTTACTCGGAAGCTcatggaaaattaaaaaacatcgtCAAAGATCCGATTCGAAGGACCATTTGGGCGGTTACCGATAAAGCTGTCTTTAGGTACAAAGTGATTCGCGAGGAAAGAAATGTATGGAGAATTTATTCAGATAAGGAGGAATTCGATTTAGCTAAACAGTATTGTCACAATAATCCAGCTTTTATAGACATAATAAACGTTAAACAAGCAGAATTACTCTTCTCTAGAGGTGAATATGAGAAAAGCGTCGAAATATTTGCCGAGACGCAATGTAGTTTTGAAACTGTATGCCTCAAATTTTTAGAAGTCAATCAAACAAATgctctaaaattttatttagccAAACGAATAGATGCTCTCAATGAAGACGATAAGACTTTAATTTCAATGATCGTTATTTGGATGACAGAGTTATACCTGTCTCAACTTGGATTCTTACGGCGGAAGGGGAAAGAAGATTCCGATGAATACTGTCAGATACAAAGCGACtttgaaatgtttcttttacaACCTAAAGTGATGAATTGTATGCATCATGTGAAATCGGTTATATACGACTTAATGGCTTCTCATGGCGACAAACACAATCTGATCAAATTGACTATAATCAATGAAGATTACGAGAACGTTATAgagcaaaatatttacaagaaaTCGTACTTGGAGGCTTTGAAAATCTTGCAAGGGTTACGGAGACCGGATTTGTACTATCAATTTGCACCTATGCTAATGGAGGCAGCACCAAAACACACCGTGGATGCTCTCATATCGCAAGGCCATAGTTTGACACCTTCGAAACTGTTGCCAGCTTTCCTTGGTTGCGAGAACGATGATAAGCATGTATTGGAAATTATAAGATATCTAGAGTATATAGTTCAGAACTTTAACGGGAAAGACAAGGCGATacataattacttattaacaCTGTATGCCGAGAGGAACAAGCCAGCATTGATGAGATATTTATCCAGACAGGGACAGAGCTTGGATATGGTTAACTTCGATGTACATTATGCTTTAAG GATTTGTCGTGAGAAGAATGTGCCGGAAGCATGTGTGAAGCTGTCAGCACTGCTGGGTCTGTGGGAGGCGGCGGTGGAGCGCGCGCTGGATGTAGATGTGCCACTTGCCAAGAGTGTTGCCGCTATGCCAGAGGACACTGAGATGCAGCGGAGATTGTGGCTCACTATAG CTGAACATGTTATTACGAAAAACCAGGACTTAAAGGAAGCGATGAGTTTATTGCAAGAGTGTCCTCTCATCAAAATTGAAGACATCCTGCCATTCTTCAGCGATGTGGTCACCATAGATCATTTTAGAGAACCCATTTGTCAGTCACTTCAA GAGTACAATACACAAATAGAAGACCTGAAGGCGGAAATGGAAGAGGCTTCTAAATCAGCGGAATGT GTTCGCGATGAGATCCAGTCGTTCCGCAACCGCAGCGTGGTTGTGTCTGTGTCAGACGCGTGCTGCGCGTGCGCACTGGCGCTGCTGCTGCGCCCCTTCTACCTGTTTCCCTGCGCTCATCGCTTCCACGCAGATTGTCTGCTCACAGAGATACAGCCAACACTCA GTCCAGCACGTCGCAACAAGCTGAGCGACTTGCAGAGACGTCTGTCAGTGTTGTCTAGCGCTGAGCTGGCTGCGGTGACTGCCAGCGGTCTGCCACTCAGAGAGGTCATCCGCAACGAGATAGATGATATTGTTGCTAGTGAATGCATCTTCTGTGGTGAATACATGATCGCATGTATAGATAAACCTTTCATCACAGACGAAGATTGGGACAAAGTGATGAAGGAATGGGAGTag